The following proteins are co-located in the Dromiciops gliroides isolate mDroGli1 chromosome 2, mDroGli1.pri, whole genome shotgun sequence genome:
- the YIPF5 gene encoding protein YIPF5 isoform X2 yields MMQPQQPYTGQIFQPTQAYTPSTPQSFYGNNFEDEPPLLEELGINFDHIWQKTLTVLHPLKVADGSIMNETDLAGPMVFCLAFGATLLLAGKIQFGYVYGISAIGCLGMFCLLNLMSMTGVSFGCVASVLGYCLLPMILLSSFAVIFSLQGMVGVILTAGIIGWCSFSASKIFISALAMEGQQLLVAYPCALLYGVFALISIF; encoded by the exons ATGATGCAACCACAGCAGCCTTATACTGGACAGATTTTCCAGCCAACACAGGCATACACTCCATCTACCCCACAGTCATTTTATGGAAACAACTTTGAAGATGAGCCACCTTTATTAGAAG AATTAGGAATCAATTTTGATCACATCTGGCAGAAAACACTAACAGTGTTGCACCCATTAAAAGTAGCAGATGGAAGCATCATGAATGAAACCGATTTGGCAGGACCAATGGTTTTCTGTCTAGCCTTTGGAGCCACATTGTTACTG GCTGGTAAAATTCAGTTTGGATATGTATATGGGATCAGTGCAATTGGATGTCTAGGAATGTTTTGCCTGTTAAACTTAATGAGTATGACAGGCGTCTCGTTCGGTTGTGTCGCTAGCGTACTTGGGTATTGCCTTCTTCCAATGATCCTACTTTCCAGCTTTGCAGTTATATTTTCTTTGCA GGGAATGGTAGGAGTAATTCTCACTGCTGGGATTATTGGATGGTGCAGTTTCTCTGCTTCCAAAATTTTCATTTCTGCCTTAGCCATGGAAGGACAGCAACTTCTAGTAGCATATCCTTGTGCTTTGTTATATGGAGTCTTTGcccttatttccattttttga
- the YIPF5 gene encoding protein YIPF5 isoform X1 produces the protein MSGFDSFNTDFYQTSYSIDDQTQQSYDYAGGGPYSKQYGGYDYSQQGRFVPPEMMQPQQPYTGQIFQPTQAYTPSTPQSFYGNNFEDEPPLLEELGINFDHIWQKTLTVLHPLKVADGSIMNETDLAGPMVFCLAFGATLLLAGKIQFGYVYGISAIGCLGMFCLLNLMSMTGVSFGCVASVLGYCLLPMILLSSFAVIFSLQGMVGVILTAGIIGWCSFSASKIFISALAMEGQQLLVAYPCALLYGVFALISIF, from the exons ATGTCAGGGTTCGACAGCTTTAATACGGATTTCTACCAGACCAGTTACAGCATTGATGACCAAACACAGCAGTCTTATGATTATGCTGGAGGGGGACCATATAGCAA acAGTATGGTGGCTATGACTACTCTCAACAAGGCAGATTTGTCCCTCCAGAAATGATGCAACCACAGCAGCCTTATACTGGACAGATTTTCCAGCCAACACAGGCATACACTCCATCTACCCCACAGTCATTTTATGGAAACAACTTTGAAGATGAGCCACCTTTATTAGAAG AATTAGGAATCAATTTTGATCACATCTGGCAGAAAACACTAACAGTGTTGCACCCATTAAAAGTAGCAGATGGAAGCATCATGAATGAAACCGATTTGGCAGGACCAATGGTTTTCTGTCTAGCCTTTGGAGCCACATTGTTACTG GCTGGTAAAATTCAGTTTGGATATGTATATGGGATCAGTGCAATTGGATGTCTAGGAATGTTTTGCCTGTTAAACTTAATGAGTATGACAGGCGTCTCGTTCGGTTGTGTCGCTAGCGTACTTGGGTATTGCCTTCTTCCAATGATCCTACTTTCCAGCTTTGCAGTTATATTTTCTTTGCA GGGAATGGTAGGAGTAATTCTCACTGCTGGGATTATTGGATGGTGCAGTTTCTCTGCTTCCAAAATTTTCATTTCTGCCTTAGCCATGGAAGGACAGCAACTTCTAGTAGCATATCCTTGTGCTTTGTTATATGGAGTCTTTGcccttatttccattttttga